GGTGAAGGCATCGGTAAGGATAACCCGAACGGCGATACGGCGGTTGATGACGCAATTGTGCGGATGGCTGAGAAAGTTTCTATGCGTTATCCAGTCGTTGACGGACAAGGAAACTTTGGCTCGATAGATGGCGACAGCGCAGCTGCGATGCGTTATACCGAAGCTAGAATGACAATGCTTACTGAAGAGCTTTTAAAAGATATC
This sequence is a window from Campylobacter concisus. Protein-coding genes within it:
- a CDS encoding DNA gyrase subunit A, with the protein product GEGIGKDNPNGDTAVDDAIVRMAEKVSMRYPVVDGQGNFGSIDGDSAAAMRYTEARMTMLTEELLKDIDKDTVDFVPNYDDREVEPDVLPSRVPNLLLNGSSGIAVGMATNIPPHSLDE